The nucleotide sequence GATCGGCGACATGACGTGGAGGGAGGTGAGTGCCCTCGACGTGGACGCACGGAGCTGGCTCGGCGTCAACACCCCGCTGGAGCCGGTGACGAGGCTCGAGGACGCGCTCCGGGAACTCGGCCCGGAGGTGCTCATCTTCATCGAGGACAAGCAGGGGACCAACACCATGCCGATCCTCGACATCCTGGACGCTCAGGCCCGTCCCACGGAGCGCTTCGTGTGGAAGCAATGGGCGCCGGCCGCACAGGTGCGCGCTGCCAAGGAGAGGGGCTACCGTACCTGGGGCTACTTCGACGAGGAACAGCTCGATCGCCTGGACGAGTTCGCGGCGACGTTCGACATCCTCGGAGTGCCCACGGGGGCGTCCGACGAGCTGATCCTGCAGGTTGTCCGTACGGGCCTTCCGGTGATGTGCTGGGAAGTGCGGTTCCATGATCAGGTGGAGCGGCTCGCCGGACTCGGCGTCACGGGGATGATGTGCTCCAACGTCCCCTACCTCCTCGGCGGTCGGCCCGCGGATCGCGACGCCTTCGCCACCGGGAGGCGAGCAGCCGGCGACCTGCCCTCGGCGATCGACACCCTGGGCTGGTCGTCTCAGCCCGCGTTCGTCCCGTCGAGAGAATCCCTGCGCATTCAGAGCGCTCGTGCGACCAGCTACCTGATGGGTTCGCTCGCCGCCGCCGGGACAGGGCTCCGCCGACTGGAGGCGACCATCGCCTGGCCGGATGCCATCCCGCCGGAGGGGTCCGCCGGCGTGGTGTTCGCCTTGAGCGGCGACGCGCCGGGAGGGCAGGGCGAGCGTGGAGATGCCACCGGCTGTCAGCTGACGCTCGACGTCGACGGGACGATCGAGATCGCTCCGTACGAGCGGGGTGTGACCGGGTCCCCGGTGTCCGCCGGCAAGGTGGATGCGCCGACCGCAGGCTCTGCGGTGCGTATCCGGATCGACCTCGACGACGACCGCGTGCACGTCACGGTGGGTGACCGCACCGCGCTCGAGGCGGTCCTCACGGGCACGACTCTCCGCGGCGCCTGGGTGCGCCTGTTCAAGGATTACAAGACGGACCAGGCGGTCGAATTCTCGGGACTCCGTGTCGTCTCGGGGTGACCGCACCTCAGCAGATGAGCTACCCGGAATGGTGCGGGAGAAGTATTCCTCTGCGGGAATGTGACGTGCTCCACGCCACCCCAGGGACCCGCGGCCACGCCCGCTTGGGGGAACGGGCTGTCGTCACACGCGATCGCCGGTTTGCACACGGCGGGTATGGCGGCGTGTGACCGCGGATCCGGTCGTTGGCGGCCGGCGACGCCGTTGTCGCCGGCCAAGTCGTCCGCGGGAGCATCAGTAGGCCCCCTTCGGCGCGATCATCACGTGCGCGGTGCGCCACATGATCATGAGGTCGGTCGCGATGGACCAGTTCTCGACGTAGCGCAGGTCGAGCCGCACGCTGTCGTCCCACGACAGATCGCTGCGCCCGCTGATCTGCCAGAGTCCGGTGATTCCGGGCTTGATGTACAGGCGGCGGTACACGGTGCCGTCGTAAGACGTCACTTCGGAAGGCAGCGGCGGACGGGGTCCGACGATGCTCATGTCGCCGCGCAGCACGTTCACGAACTGCGGCAGCTCGTCGATGGAGAACCTTCGCAGCACGGCCCCCACCCGCGTCACGCGAGGGTCGTCCTTCACCTTGAACAGCGGCCCCGCGCCCTCGTCGTGGGGGACCAGCTCGGCGCGCCGTATCTCCGCGTCGGCGACCATCGTCCGGAACTTCAGCATCCAGAACTGCCGGCCGTCACGGCCCACTCGCAGCTGGTGGAACAGCACCGGCCCACGCGAATCGAGTTTGATGGCGATCGCCACGAAGGGTGCGATGAGCGCGATCAGCACGAGGGCGAGCAGCGACAGCACGACGTCCATCCCCCGCTTGATGGCGTGGATGCCCCCCTCGAACTCTGGGATCTTGACCTGCACGAGGGGCAGTCCGTCGAGCGGTCGAAGTGACAGGCGCGGCCCTGCCACGTCGGTGAGCCTGTTGCACAGCACGAGTTCCGCCGCACTGCCCTCCAGCTCCCACCCCAGTCGCCGTACGAAGTCGCGGTCGTTCTCAGGCGTGCTGGCGACGACGATGGCGTCGGCGCCGGCCTCACGTCCATACCTCGCGGTGAGGCGGATCGAGCCGATCACCGGGTAGTGGTGATCCTCGATGTCGATGGGTTCGAACACCCCGTCCGTCGTCGTCGCGCCGATCACCATGTACGCGTGGTGCGGGTCGTGCATGAGCTTGTCGATGACGTACTCCACCTCGTCGCGGTCGCCGGCGACGATGACCCGGGAGACGCATTCGCCCCTCTCGCGCTCGTGTATCAGCCACTTGCGCCACAGTCGGCGGGTGAGCACGAGCGCGACCAGCCCGCACGGGAGCGCGATGATGAGCTGCGCGCGCAACCCGGGCAGCTGAGCCAGGATGAAAACGGTCGAGAGGATGCCGAAGGCGAATCCCGTCGCATGCCCGAGGCGCATGTACTCGGCGGCTCCCGCGCCGAGCACCGACGCCTCGCGCGTACGGGCGAGCCACAGCAGCGCCATCCAGGCGCAGACGACGAAGACCCCGATGCGTGCCGGCTGGGCGAGGGCGGCGAGGGAGGGGGTGACCCCCGTCTCGAAGACCATCGCGGCGATGGCCGCCGCGGTGACGCAGGCCGCATCGGTCGCGACCAACCGCCGCCGGTAGCGCCGCTCCCAGAGGTGGCGGCGCTCCAGCGACGGCTGTACGCGAGGGGCGATCGCGTCGGGAAGCACGTCGAAGATCGGGCGCGTCAGGGGTGGACGTCGGAGGAGCGTTCGGGTCACTCCTCCGGCGCCCGTGGGCGCCGCGTCGATCGCGGTCGGCTTCAGACCGCGGTCCACCGCGCGCACGACGACGCGTCCTTAGCAGACATGTGCTTCCCCAGTCGGACGGCG is from Microbacterium sp. LWH3-1.2 and encodes:
- a CDS encoding glycerophosphodiester phosphodiesterase is translated as MGHRGSGDNWPEHTLAAYRNAKAAGADAIEISVCATSDGVLVCHHDLSAQRVLGVDRKIGDMTWREVSALDVDARSWLGVNTPLEPVTRLEDALRELGPEVLIFIEDKQGTNTMPILDILDAQARPTERFVWKQWAPAAQVRAAKERGYRTWGYFDEEQLDRLDEFAATFDILGVPTGASDELILQVVRTGLPVMCWEVRFHDQVERLAGLGVTGMMCSNVPYLLGGRPADRDAFATGRRAAGDLPSAIDTLGWSSQPAFVPSRESLRIQSARATSYLMGSLAAAGTGLRRLEATIAWPDAIPPEGSAGVVFALSGDAPGGQGERGDATGCQLTLDVDGTIEIAPYERGVTGSPVSAGKVDAPTAGSAVRIRIDLDDDRVHVTVGDRTALEAVLTGTTLRGAWVRLFKDYKTDQAVEFSGLRVVSG
- a CDS encoding sugar transferase, with protein sequence MRAVDRGLKPTAIDAAPTGAGGVTRTLLRRPPLTRPIFDVLPDAIAPRVQPSLERRHLWERRYRRRLVATDAACVTAAAIAAMVFETGVTPSLAALAQPARIGVFVVCAWMALLWLARTREASVLGAGAAEYMRLGHATGFAFGILSTVFILAQLPGLRAQLIIALPCGLVALVLTRRLWRKWLIHERERGECVSRVIVAGDRDEVEYVIDKLMHDPHHAYMVIGATTTDGVFEPIDIEDHHYPVIGSIRLTARYGREAGADAIVVASTPENDRDFVRRLGWELEGSAAELVLCNRLTDVAGPRLSLRPLDGLPLVQVKIPEFEGGIHAIKRGMDVVLSLLALVLIALIAPFVAIAIKLDSRGPVLFHQLRVGRDGRQFWMLKFRTMVADAEIRRAELVPHDEGAGPLFKVKDDPRVTRVGAVLRRFSIDELPQFVNVLRGDMSIVGPRPPLPSEVTSYDGTVYRRLYIKPGITGLWQISGRSDLSWDDSVRLDLRYVENWSIATDLMIMWRTAHVMIAPKGAY